The genomic DNA TACATCGCAATCTACTTGGTAAAGAATGACATGATGCTGTTACCAATTCTGTGCGAAGCTTCGATCAACTCGTTATCATCTTTTGCATAAGCGATTGTAATTCTGAGAAAATCACAAGTTTCAGCAGAGAATTCCGCATCAACGGCCATTCTGTAGCCTAAGATAACGCTAACACcgcttttcaaaagcaCGGTATTCAAGGcatccatttcttcaaaaattgtttcaCATTTTAATTCATACGAGTTTGGCCAGCAAATCTTGATACCAATGAACATCCCCGCTGAAGGTTCCATCACAGAAAACAGATTTTCCTTATAAGCTTCTGTCTCATACAGTGCTTTAAGTGTAACATTCCGTCTGTGCGTATACTGAGCGGCAACTTTCATTATCCATTGTATCCAGCCTTGAAACATCGCCTCGTTTTCGTCATTGAAGTTCTTCCTGTCTGCATAAGTTTTTATTGTAGAGTAGACCAATGCTTGCGAGACACCACTTGGGCTTCTTGTCGTTACCTCAGcaagattcaaaattcttcccATCAGGAATTTATTCGCAACAATAAAACTTAATCTGAGACCTGGTGCGAAAATCTTCGAGAAGGTTTCCAAACGTATCACTCTAGCATCTGTGTCCATAGTGAGAAAAGACTTAACCagaaatttggaaatataATCCTGTGTGGATAAACCATGATAAGGATTCCTCAAAGGGTCAGATGGATCGTATTTTGGGAAATGCAAGTATCCATACGGATCGTCCTCCAATATTAGAAGATCATGTTTGTGGGCCAGTTCATAGATTCTAGCCCTTTTAGCCATTGACAAAGTCATACCGGTGGGATTCTGACC from Zygotorulaspora mrakii chromosome 7, complete sequence includes the following:
- the ARO9 gene encoding aromatic-amino-acid:2-oxoglutarate transaminase (similar to Saccharomyces cerevisiae ARO9 (YHR137W); ancestral locus Anc_2.102) — encoded protein: MAGTDDESLKAHYAPFLSERDKYRKQYSFWTRDLPDEDRIELGGGMPNVGLFPVQSIAVHLVDEPFQGARKSDLVNHWSHFDSPEGYPIARSFQYGETKGTQLLIDFVKHMIGTLNRPAYDNWDCILANGSSDAMFKVFETICDSSTTVMMEEFTFLPVVSNIRATGATCIPLKMELSADPEEQGIDCDYLGDLLENWHSKEGYKHLNKPKVLYTIATGQNPTGMTLSMAKRARIYELAHKHDLLILEDDPYGYLHFPKYDPSDPLRNPYHGLSTQDYISKFLVKSFLTMDTDARVIRLETFSKIFAPGLRLSFIVANKFLMGRILNLAEVTTRSPSGVSQALVYSTIKTYADRKNFNDENEAMFQGWIQWIMKVAAQYTHRRNVTLKALYETEAYKENLFSVMEPSAGMFIGIKICWPNSYELKCETIFEEMDALNTVLLKSGVSVILGYRMAVDAEFSAETCDFLRITIAYAKDDNELIEASHRIGNSIMSFFTK